In Parasegetibacter sp. NRK P23, a single genomic region encodes these proteins:
- a CDS encoding type I restriction endonuclease subunit R, translating to MNILTEEEIEKMALQTLQQHGYETLYGANIDRPYNEVVLTNRLQAAIDKINPDIPAEVREEALRNISRIPSTNLLANNEAFHTFITEGVDVKGREGEQIKTFKVWLIDFQNPENNDFAAVNQFTIIENHHNKRPDVIIFVNGLPLVVIEIKNATDEKADLKAAYNQLMTYKQAIPTLFNYNSFLIATDGWFAKAGTITSDYSRFSGWKIPEEPVSNVVAEDEEKYQTSIFATPNANVEMEVVLSGMLEKKTLIDIIRYFIVFEKTKDKTVKKIAAYHQYYAVNKAIHSTIKAAAVSGDKRAGVVWHTQGSGKSLSMVFYAGKMVVTPQLNNPTIVVLTDRNDLDQQLFETFSNCQQLIRQTPVQAESRSHLQSLLSVPSGGVVFTTIQKFMPEEKGATYPKLSDRRNIVVIADEAHRSQYDFIDGYARHMRDALPNASFIGFTGTPIEKEDKNTQAIFGEYVDIYDIQQAVEDGATVRIFYENRLAKIELDPEEQEIIDQRIEEVTEEDELTERQQRFAKWTQQEAIVGSDKRLKQVAADLVKHYEQRSEGFDGKGMIVCMSRRICVALHSEIIKIRPEWYSGDDDKGAIKVIMTGSSSDPLDWQEHIRNKPRRKSIGDRLKDPKDELKLVIVRDMWLTGFDAPCLHTLYVDKPMTGHNLMQAIARVNRVFKDKEGGLIVDYLGIAQDLKKALSVYTSSGGKGKIEFDQEEAVAKMEELYEIVVAIFHGFDYKRFFGLQPREKLTFLLDATDFILGLDKGQERFSTNVSNLSKAFAISVPHPKALAIRDDLSFFQAIKARITKLRESKKKRTDEEVETAIRQIISDALISTEVVDIFQAAGLQNPEISGLNILSDEFMAELKNMPRKNLALELLRRLLNDEIKQRSSRNIVQSKKFSELLLEAIKRYQNNALTAAEIIEELIRLAKAIKEADKRGENLNLDFRELAFYDALEVSDSAVQVLGDEILKTIARELVISVNNSVTIDWDKKESVQAKMRVMIKRILKKYGYPPEKQDFAVKTILEQAKLLGNSISGEQ from the coding sequence ATGAATATTCTTACGGAAGAAGAAATAGAAAAAATGGCATTGCAAACCTTGCAGCAGCATGGTTATGAAACACTCTACGGTGCAAACATTGACCGCCCATACAACGAAGTAGTTTTAACCAACCGCTTGCAAGCCGCTATTGATAAAATCAATCCTGATATTCCTGCCGAAGTACGGGAAGAGGCTCTGCGCAACATTTCAAGAATACCTTCTACCAATTTATTAGCCAACAACGAAGCATTTCATACATTCATCACCGAAGGTGTTGATGTAAAAGGCAGAGAAGGCGAGCAAATCAAAACCTTCAAAGTGTGGTTGATTGATTTTCAAAACCCCGAAAACAACGATTTTGCGGCAGTCAATCAGTTTACCATCATTGAAAACCACCACAACAAACGCCCTGATGTAATCATTTTTGTGAATGGCCTGCCTTTAGTAGTGATAGAAATCAAAAACGCAACAGATGAAAAAGCCGACCTGAAAGCGGCTTACAATCAGTTGATGACTTACAAACAAGCCATTCCTACCCTTTTCAATTACAACAGTTTTTTAATTGCTACCGACGGTTGGTTTGCCAAAGCGGGAACCATTACGAGTGATTACAGCCGTTTTAGTGGTTGGAAAATTCCCGAAGAACCTGTGAGTAATGTAGTAGCTGAAGATGAAGAAAAATACCAGACTTCCATTTTTGCTACACCCAATGCTAATGTAGAAATGGAAGTAGTATTAAGTGGAATGCTGGAGAAGAAAACGTTGATTGATATCATTCGCTATTTCATCGTTTTTGAGAAAACAAAAGACAAAACTGTTAAGAAAATAGCGGCTTACCATCAATACTATGCCGTAAACAAAGCCATTCATTCTACCATCAAAGCGGCAGCCGTTTCGGGCGACAAACGAGCAGGTGTAGTTTGGCACACACAAGGCAGCGGCAAAAGTCTGAGCATGGTTTTTTATGCAGGCAAAATGGTGGTAACGCCACAACTCAACAACCCGACTATTGTGGTGCTTACCGACCGCAACGACCTTGACCAACAACTTTTTGAAACATTCAGTAACTGCCAGCAACTCATCAGGCAAACACCGGTTCAGGCAGAAAGCAGAAGCCATTTGCAAAGTTTGCTTTCAGTGCCTTCGGGCGGTGTGGTTTTTACCACCATTCAAAAATTCATGCCTGAAGAAAAAGGGGCAACCTATCCCAAATTATCCGACCGCAGAAACATAGTAGTGATTGCGGATGAAGCCCACAGAAGCCAATACGATTTCATCGACGGTTACGCACGTCATATGCGGGACGCTTTGCCCAATGCGTCGTTTATTGGTTTCACAGGCACACCCATTGAAAAAGAGGACAAGAACACACAAGCCATTTTTGGTGAGTATGTGGACATTTATGATATACAACAAGCTGTTGAAGACGGCGCGACTGTCCGCATTTTCTATGAAAATCGATTAGCCAAAATAGAATTGGACCCGGAAGAGCAGGAAATCATTGACCAACGCATTGAAGAAGTAACCGAGGAAGACGAGCTAACCGAACGTCAACAACGCTTTGCCAAATGGACACAACAAGAAGCCATAGTAGGCAGCGACAAAAGATTAAAGCAAGTTGCCGCAGACCTTGTTAAGCATTATGAACAACGCAGCGAAGGCTTTGACGGGAAAGGCATGATTGTGTGTATGAGCCGTAGAATTTGTGTGGCGTTGCATAGCGAAATCATAAAAATCCGCCCCGAATGGTATAGCGGTGATGATGACAAAGGAGCCATTAAAGTTATTATGACAGGCTCGTCTTCCGACCCATTGGACTGGCAGGAGCATATTCGTAATAAACCAAGAAGGAAATCCATAGGCGACCGACTAAAAGATCCGAAAGACGAGTTAAAATTGGTCATCGTCCGAGATATGTGGTTAACAGGTTTTGATGCACCATGTTTGCATACTTTGTATGTGGACAAGCCAATGACAGGCCATAACCTGATGCAAGCCATCGCAAGGGTAAACAGGGTTTTCAAAGACAAAGAAGGTGGTTTGATCGTAGACTACTTGGGCATAGCGCAAGACCTGAAGAAAGCATTGAGTGTTTATACGTCAAGCGGTGGCAAAGGCAAGATCGAGTTTGACCAGGAAGAAGCAGTTGCTAAAATGGAAGAACTGTATGAAATAGTAGTCGCCATATTCCACGGGTTCGACTACAAACGTTTTTTCGGTTTGCAACCGAGGGAAAAGCTCACTTTCCTGCTTGATGCAACAGACTTTATTTTAGGTTTGGACAAAGGCCAAGAAAGGTTTAGCACCAATGTTTCCAACCTATCCAAAGCATTTGCCATTTCGGTTCCGCATCCAAAAGCCCTCGCGATAAGAGATGATTTGAGTTTTTTCCAGGCCATCAAAGCAAGAATTACCAAACTACGAGAAAGCAAGAAAAAGAGAACAGACGAAGAAGTAGAAACAGCCATCCGACAAATTATTTCAGATGCACTGATCTCAACGGAAGTTGTTGACATTTTCCAGGCAGCAGGTTTGCAAAACCCTGAAATATCAGGATTAAATATTCTTTCAGACGAGTTTATGGCAGAATTGAAAAATATGCCACGAAAGAATTTAGCCTTAGAGCTTTTAAGAAGATTGCTTAATGACGAAATTAAGCAGCGTTCATCCAGAAATATCGTACAGAGTAAAAAGTTCTCAGAATTATTGCTGGAAGCAATCAAGCGTTACCAAAATAATGCTTTGACAGCCGCGGAAATCATTGAAGAATTGATCAGATTGGCCAAAGCAATCAAAGAAGCCGATAAGCGCGGAGAAAACCTGAACCTAGATTTTAGAGAACTGGCATTTTACGACGCCTTGGAAGTAAGCGACAGTGCAGTTCAGGTATTGGGTGATGAGATATTAAAAACCATCGCAAGAGAATTGGTGATAAGCGTGAACAATTCTGTAACCATAGATTGGGATAAGAAAGAAAGCGTACAGGCCAAAATGCGTGTAATGATTAAACGAATACTGAAAAAATACGGTTATCCCCCCGAAAAACAAGACTTCGCAGTAAAAACAATACTAGAACAAGCGAAATTATTGGGAAATAGTATTTCAGGTGAACAGTAA
- a CDS encoding helix-turn-helix domain-containing protein, protein MRNSIQKLGKKIKERREILHLLQSQLADLSGISVRTIQLIEQGKANPSLETLLKLSDPLGLNLEFLLKQPIAKSNIK, encoded by the coding sequence ATGCGCAATTCAATCCAAAAATTAGGCAAAAAAATAAAGGAACGCAGAGAAATCCTGCACCTCCTGCAATCCCAACTTGCTGACCTATCCGGCATCAGTGTGCGCACGATCCAACTCATAGAGCAGGGAAAAGCCAATCCATCACTGGAAACGCTCCTTAAACTAAGTGACCCGCTCGGCCTGAACCTCGAATTTCTGCTAAAACAACCCATTGCAAAATCTAACATCAAATAA
- a CDS encoding HipA N-terminal domain-containing protein — MSAAAVLYNEQLAGTLSRSEGKYRFVYDKTYLTRPGSRPVSLTLPLRDSPYESDVLFPAFVNRLSEGANKALQCRLLKIDENDYFGLLLATAGSDSIGPLTIKQLDEPAND, encoded by the coding sequence ATGAGCGCGGCAGCGGTTTTATACAACGAACAACTTGCGGGCACCCTATCCCGATCGGAAGGGAAGTACAGGTTTGTTTACGACAAAACATACCTGACAAGACCCGGTAGCCGCCCGGTAAGTTTAACCTTACCACTCCGCGATTCACCTTACGAAAGCGACGTATTGTTCCCCGCATTCGTCAACAGGTTAAGCGAAGGCGCCAATAAAGCGTTGCAATGCCGGTTGCTGAAGATTGATGAAAATGATTATTTCGGCCTGTTACTCGCTACTGCAGGAAGCGATAGTATCGGACCACTTACCATAAAACAGCTTGATGAGCCTGCCAACGATTAA
- a CDS encoding HipA domain-containing protein, with protein MSLPTIKHCPCTLQPGFSGYSPAAQQTLFGSRAKKVSHVLPFDPPGKNSEQTRTYNEKRKSISISGVQEKYSLKLTRNQLTLTDTAGTHILKPVPAERLDRITDLPANEHVSMQMARQVFGIRTAACGMLFFQDGSPGYITRRFDYKPEGSGKYHVEDFATLLAKSPENEGDNFKYNASYLDIAEMIHHYVAAAPVVLLEFFRLVVFNYLIGNGDAHLKNFSLMETGHGDYTLSPAYDLLCTALHLDDGRLALHDGLYPGDFEEASYRSYGTYTRNSFIVFAEKAGINTELAGKAMNEMMNNTDQAIALVERSFLSDDAQLAYKGVMRERQRSLQLK; from the coding sequence ATGAGCCTGCCAACGATTAAACATTGCCCCTGCACATTGCAGCCTGGTTTTTCCGGCTACAGTCCGGCTGCCCAACAAACGCTGTTTGGCAGCCGCGCTAAAAAGGTTTCCCATGTACTGCCATTTGATCCTCCGGGGAAGAACAGTGAACAAACCCGCACATACAATGAGAAAAGAAAAAGCATCAGCATCAGCGGGGTTCAGGAAAAGTACAGCCTGAAACTTACCAGAAACCAACTTACCCTAACAGATACGGCTGGCACACATATTTTAAAACCTGTACCTGCTGAAAGGCTTGACCGGATAACCGATCTGCCAGCGAACGAGCATGTAAGCATGCAAATGGCCAGACAGGTTTTCGGCATAAGAACAGCAGCCTGTGGTATGCTCTTTTTTCAAGATGGTTCACCTGGTTACATTACCAGGCGTTTTGATTATAAGCCTGAAGGCAGCGGCAAATATCATGTGGAAGATTTCGCAACATTGCTGGCGAAATCACCTGAAAATGAAGGAGACAATTTTAAGTACAATGCCTCCTACCTGGATATCGCGGAAATGATCCATCATTATGTTGCCGCTGCACCCGTAGTATTGCTGGAGTTTTTCCGGCTGGTCGTATTCAACTACCTCATCGGCAACGGAGATGCACACCTCAAGAATTTTTCACTCATGGAAACCGGTCATGGAGATTACACGCTTTCACCAGCGTACGATCTGCTTTGTACAGCCCTGCACCTCGATGATGGCAGACTGGCTTTGCACGATGGGCTCTATCCTGGAGATTTTGAAGAAGCATCTTACCGCAGCTACGGCACTTATACCCGTAATTCATTTATCGTTTTTGCTGAAAAAGCAGGCATAAATACTGAACTGGCAGGAAAGGCCATGAATGAAATGATGAACAATACTGATCAGGCCATAGCATTGGTGGAAAGAAGTTTTTTAAGTGATGACGCCCAACTGGCTTACAAAGGGGTAATGAGAGAGCGTCAGCGTAGTTTACAATTAAAATAG
- a CDS encoding Crp/Fnr family transcriptional regulator, which translates to MQSLLQQLSTIHRLSAAAQQDLEKAFLPLTLTKNTFLIEEGKICRQLYFLEQGCIRGYYLSDGKEITHWFGFENDFVTSFHSFSTQQPATEHIQLLEGSVLWSISREKLLQLCEKHHNIERLLRMAYEKYYIRLEERFVKSQFRTAAERYALLLEQAPHIIERVPLGHIASYLGLSQETLSRVRAKL; encoded by the coding sequence ATGCAATCCCTTCTTCAACAACTTTCTACCATACACCGGCTTTCAGCTGCCGCACAACAGGACCTGGAAAAAGCTTTCCTGCCATTAACCCTCACCAAAAACACCTTCCTGATCGAAGAAGGAAAAATTTGCCGTCAACTGTATTTCCTCGAGCAGGGCTGCATCAGGGGCTATTATCTCTCTGATGGAAAAGAGATCACGCATTGGTTCGGTTTCGAAAATGATTTCGTCACCTCTTTTCACAGTTTCAGCACACAACAACCGGCCACCGAGCACATTCAACTGCTGGAAGGATCAGTCCTCTGGAGTATTTCAAGGGAGAAACTCCTGCAATTGTGTGAAAAGCACCATAACATAGAAAGGCTGCTCCGGATGGCTTATGAAAAATATTATATCCGACTGGAAGAGCGTTTCGTAAAATCCCAGTTCCGCACGGCAGCCGAACGGTATGCGTTGCTGCTGGAACAGGCCCCACACATTATTGAACGGGTACCACTAGGGCATATAGCTTCCTACCTGGGTTTATCGCAGGAAACACTGAGCAGGGTGCGTGCGAAGCTTTAA
- the yiaA gene encoding inner membrane protein YiaA, which translates to MEKQTPLPPSPAFIAASWIALLAGMIAYNIGLWNADMELNEKGYYFTVLLFGLFSAISVQKAVRDQMEGIPVTNLYYGIAWFTTIVSILLLTIGLWNADLTKSEKGFYGMSFTLSMFAAIAVQKNTRDMKGTVKNNPATDPEGGK; encoded by the coding sequence ATGGAAAAGCAAACCCCACTCCCACCCTCACCCGCATTTATCGCTGCTTCGTGGATCGCACTGCTCGCCGGCATGATCGCCTACAATATCGGTTTATGGAACGCTGATATGGAACTCAATGAAAAAGGTTATTACTTCACTGTGCTCCTTTTCGGACTGTTCTCCGCCATTTCCGTTCAGAAAGCCGTACGCGACCAGATGGAAGGCATTCCCGTTACCAACCTTTATTACGGCATCGCCTGGTTCACCACTATCGTGTCTATCCTGCTGCTCACCATCGGATTATGGAACGCGGACCTCACAAAAAGTGAAAAAGGATTTTACGGCATGTCGTTCACCCTCAGCATGTTCGCCGCTATCGCCGTTCAAAAAAATACCCGCGATATGAAAGGCACCGTTAAAAATAACCCGGCGACCGATCCGGAGGGAGGAAAATAA
- a CDS encoding transcriptional regulator: MKTVIDGLHRVFEHRIRLGIMSVLAVNDTLDFNSLKAYFDVTDGNLASNLKTLENENFIGVKKAFVGKKPNTKYFMTETGKKAFDRHLQTLEAIIQRRNKGLTGKNTSPN, encoded by the coding sequence ATGAAAACAGTGATAGATGGCTTACACCGGGTTTTTGAACACCGCATCAGGCTGGGTATTATGTCGGTGCTGGCGGTGAACGACACCCTTGATTTCAATTCGCTGAAAGCGTATTTCGATGTAACGGACGGCAACCTGGCCAGTAACCTGAAAACACTGGAAAATGAAAATTTTATCGGCGTGAAAAAAGCATTCGTGGGAAAGAAACCCAATACAAAATATTTTATGACCGAAACCGGGAAGAAAGCCTTCGACCGGCACCTGCAAACCCTGGAAGCCATTATTCAACGACGCAACAAAGGGTTAACCGGGAAAAACACATCACCCAATTAA
- a CDS encoding DUF4153 domain-containing protein, with amino-acid sequence MKQDILTHLADPVQLEKLYRSNRTAFRKAFRELYPEIKHNALVSFWHERLHTTKDDISWGSPKDLLFVIVSAVIAGTVAKFPAIFGLNEEHFYSRNIGFILFPFLAAFFAYREMRKGEQRVPAGKFLFVTGLMLAALLFINLTPGDDKSDTLQLSCIHLPLFLWSLTGFVFAGGINQPEKRIGYLRYNGDLLVICALMLIAGGILSGVTVGLFSLIGFNIEKLYFNNIVVFSLPAVPLIGTYLIRANPQLVGKVSPVIARIFAPVVMGMLLIYLGAIIYSGKDPYNDREFLLLFNLLLVGVMAIIFFSIAGSSNEVKSKWELWILFLLSILTIVVNGIALSAIWFRIAEWGITPNRAAVLGGNVLILVNLLLVTSRLYGAVSGKTGIAEVEKIMGRYLPVYFVWTGIVVFLFPVLFGFK; translated from the coding sequence ATGAAACAGGACATCCTCACCCATCTCGCCGATCCGGTACAACTGGAAAAACTGTACCGGTCGAACCGTACCGCTTTCAGAAAAGCATTCAGGGAATTGTACCCGGAAATCAAACACAACGCGCTGGTCAGCTTCTGGCACGAAAGATTGCATACCACGAAAGACGATATTTCCTGGGGCAGTCCGAAGGACCTTTTGTTTGTAATCGTTTCGGCGGTTATTGCCGGAACTGTAGCTAAGTTCCCCGCGATCTTCGGCCTGAACGAGGAACATTTTTACAGCAGGAACATCGGGTTCATCCTCTTCCCTTTCCTGGCCGCCTTCTTCGCCTACCGCGAAATGCGCAAAGGCGAACAACGTGTTCCCGCGGGAAAATTCCTTTTCGTAACTGGATTGATGCTGGCGGCATTGCTCTTCATCAACCTGACACCGGGCGACGACAAAAGTGATACGCTACAATTGTCGTGTATCCATTTGCCGCTCTTCCTCTGGTCGCTCACGGGCTTCGTATTCGCGGGCGGCATCAACCAGCCGGAGAAACGCATCGGTTACCTTCGTTACAACGGCGATCTGCTGGTGATCTGCGCATTGATGCTGATTGCCGGTGGCATACTCTCCGGGGTAACCGTGGGACTCTTTTCGCTGATCGGTTTCAACATCGAAAAATTATATTTCAATAATATCGTAGTATTCAGTTTGCCTGCCGTTCCGCTGATCGGTACGTACCTCATCCGTGCGAACCCGCAACTGGTAGGGAAAGTATCGCCGGTAATCGCCAGGATATTCGCCCCTGTTGTAATGGGTATGCTGCTCATCTATCTGGGCGCTATTATTTATTCCGGAAAGGACCCTTATAATGACCGGGAATTCCTTTTGCTTTTTAACCTGCTGCTGGTGGGTGTAATGGCCATTATTTTCTTCTCCATCGCGGGCAGTTCGAACGAAGTGAAAAGTAAATGGGAACTATGGATACTCTTCCTGCTATCCATTCTTACCATCGTTGTAAACGGCATAGCATTATCAGCGATATGGTTCCGGATCGCCGAATGGGGCATTACCCCGAACAGAGCGGCGGTACTGGGCGGCAATGTGCTGATTCTGGTGAACCTGCTGCTCGTAACATCCAGGTTATACGGCGCTGTTTCCGGAAAAACGGGTATAGCCGAAGTGGAAAAAATTATGGGCCGTTACCTCCCCGTGTATTTTGTATGGACCGGCATTGTAGTATTCCTGTTCCCTGTTTTGTTCGGATTCAAATAA
- a CDS encoding radical SAM protein has translation MKIDIIIAYLQRYEFGHERDFVPPITGIHLAAITPSKHNVRVFHQQVDKIDFDTDADLIAISFFSGFARSAYELANTFRKKGKKTVAGGPHVTYCKEEALAYFDAIVTGEAENVWPLLLNDFENGSMQRVYTGTPCDMKGLPTPRYDLLPNKFFIKKVLQATRGCPFSCSFCTVPSLNPGFRLRPVEDVIRDASYDRFRFWWQRKIVWFWDDNLTIRRPYIRQLLQEMIPLKKWWLTQASMDIAKDPELLDLMKASGCIGVFLGIESFGADSLADANKKQNKIAHYSAAVKEIRKRGIAVMAGFIAGFDHDDEESIVNMANQLMEIGIDVPFLSIMTPFNGTPIYNTLKQEGRILEEKNWNFYNGYNVAFQPKKITGQQLLEAHRTLWKKSFSPLYALRRIFNGIGTLRWGAFLLSLFMNSFYAWKRIRKNYPIDMNGRGAWRIEEPVRPNTGQPKSTMQQQEQAINLFSPSTLSSSATRSGIQA, from the coding sequence ATGAAAATAGACATCATCATCGCCTACCTGCAACGGTATGAATTTGGTCATGAACGCGATTTCGTTCCGCCCATTACCGGTATTCATCTTGCCGCCATCACCCCATCCAAACACAACGTAAGGGTATTTCACCAGCAAGTGGATAAAATAGACTTCGATACCGATGCCGATCTGATCGCCATCTCCTTCTTCAGCGGATTCGCCCGGTCTGCTTACGAACTTGCGAATACCTTCAGAAAAAAAGGCAAAAAGACTGTGGCCGGAGGTCCTCATGTAACGTATTGTAAAGAAGAAGCGCTCGCGTACTTTGACGCCATCGTAACTGGCGAAGCGGAAAATGTATGGCCCCTGCTACTGAACGACTTTGAAAACGGCAGTATGCAACGCGTTTATACCGGAACACCGTGTGACATGAAAGGCTTGCCCACGCCCCGTTACGATCTGCTTCCCAATAAATTCTTCATCAAAAAAGTACTCCAGGCCACAAGGGGATGTCCCTTCTCCTGTTCCTTCTGCACCGTTCCTTCGCTTAACCCCGGGTTCAGGTTAAGACCAGTGGAAGACGTTATCCGCGATGCTTCCTACGACCGGTTCAGGTTTTGGTGGCAGCGGAAGATCGTCTGGTTCTGGGACGATAACCTTACCATCCGCAGGCCATACATCAGGCAACTGTTGCAGGAAATGATCCCTTTAAAAAAATGGTGGTTAACACAAGCCAGTATGGACATCGCAAAGGATCCGGAACTGCTCGATCTGATGAAGGCTTCGGGTTGCATAGGCGTTTTCCTGGGCATAGAATCCTTCGGAGCGGATTCTCTCGCCGATGCCAACAAAAAACAGAATAAGATCGCCCACTACAGCGCCGCGGTAAAAGAGATCAGAAAGCGCGGCATCGCCGTGATGGCCGGGTTTATAGCAGGCTTCGATCACGACGATGAAGAAAGCATCGTGAATATGGCCAACCAGTTGATGGAAATTGGAATAGATGTACCCTTCCTCAGTATCATGACGCCCTTCAACGGAACACCCATTTACAATACATTGAAACAGGAAGGCCGGATACTGGAAGAAAAGAACTGGAACTTTTACAATGGCTACAATGTTGCGTTCCAACCCAAAAAAATAACCGGACAACAATTACTAGAGGCGCACCGAACTTTGTGGAAAAAATCATTCTCACCCTTATATGCGTTGCGAAGAATTTTTAATGGGATCGGCACATTGAGATGGGGCGCTTTCCTTTTGTCGCTTTTCATGAATTCATTTTATGCCTGGAAGAGAATAAGAAAGAACTACCCGATTGATATGAACGGAAGAGGAGCATGGCGCATCGAAGAACCTGTACGACCAAACACAGGACAACCCAAAAGCACGATGCAGCAACAGGAACAGGCGATCAACCTTTTCTCCCCTTCAACGCTTTCTTCTTCCGCAACGCGCTCAGGTATTCAGGCGTGA
- a CDS encoding Crp/Fnr family transcriptional regulator, producing the protein MPEPLYLHIKRHTALSEAGFNAIRGYFDTRKVKKKELLVTEGKLCTRHFFVVKGCLRLFFLKEDGQEQTIQFAIENWWMTDIDAFNKKKRAAFSVQAIEATEVLEIEKNRLDELLETHPVMERYFRMVYERAYTASLFRVKYIFQLSKDAFYERFSNTYPEFVQRIPQKILASFLGFTPEYLSALRKKKALKGRKG; encoded by the coding sequence ATGCCCGAACCTTTGTACCTGCACATCAAAAGACATACCGCGCTTTCCGAGGCCGGGTTCAACGCCATCAGGGGTTATTTTGATACAAGAAAAGTGAAGAAAAAGGAATTACTGGTAACGGAGGGAAAATTATGCACCAGGCATTTCTTCGTGGTGAAGGGGTGCCTGCGGCTTTTTTTCCTGAAAGAGGACGGGCAGGAACAAACCATACAATTCGCGATAGAGAACTGGTGGATGACCGATATCGACGCTTTCAACAAAAAGAAAAGAGCCGCCTTCAGTGTGCAGGCCATTGAAGCCACGGAAGTGCTGGAAATAGAAAAGAACCGGCTGGATGAATTGCTGGAAACACACCCGGTGATGGAGCGCTATTTCCGGATGGTGTATGAGCGGGCCTATACCGCCTCGCTGTTCCGTGTTAAATATATTTTCCAGTTGTCCAAAGATGCCTTTTACGAGCGCTTCAGCAACACTTATCCGGAGTTCGTGCAACGCATTCCGCAGAAGATACTGGCTTCTTTCCTCGGGTTCACGCCTGAATACCTGAGCGCGTTGCGGAAGAAGAAAGCGTTGAAGGGGAGAAAAGGTTGA
- a CDS encoding Gfo/Idh/MocA family protein, protein MNSRRSFLTTLAGSTLAFHLLPKVQAAPVYDGPVLRVALMGLGGYANRVAEAMKDCKKAKLTGIISGTPSKIKDWQQRYGIAEKNCYNYDNFDTIKNNPDIDAVYVITPNALHHPHTIRAAKAGKHVICEKPMAISAKEAKEMVDTCNKANVKLLIGYRMHFEPKTLEVIRMREAGEFGKVLFFQGLCGFRIGDPTQWRLNKALAGGGSMMDIGIYALNGARYMVGEDPVWVTAQETKTNPEKFKAGVDETIQFQLGFPGGAVASCLSTYNMNNLDRFFLNGEKGFAEMQPSTGYGPIKGRTHKGELTQPHIRHQTIQMEEMADIILQHKKPIVPVDGTEGWKDMVIIDAVYEAVKTGKKVPIKY, encoded by the coding sequence ATGAATAGCAGACGCTCCTTTCTGACCACACTCGCAGGTTCCACCCTCGCGTTCCACCTGTTGCCCAAAGTGCAGGCCGCACCCGTTTACGACGGACCCGTGCTGCGCGTGGCGCTTATGGGACTGGGCGGTTACGCCAACCGCGTGGCAGAAGCCATGAAAGATTGCAAAAAAGCAAAGCTGACGGGCATCATCAGCGGAACACCTTCCAAAATTAAAGACTGGCAGCAACGGTATGGTATCGCTGAAAAAAACTGCTACAATTACGATAATTTCGACACCATTAAAAACAATCCGGATATTGACGCGGTATACGTGATTACCCCGAACGCGCTGCACCACCCGCATACCATCCGCGCCGCAAAAGCGGGCAAACATGTGATTTGTGAGAAGCCCATGGCCATAAGCGCCAAAGAGGCAAAAGAGATGGTGGATACCTGCAACAAAGCCAACGTGAAATTACTGATCGGCTACCGGATGCACTTTGAACCGAAAACACTTGAAGTGATCCGGATGCGCGAAGCGGGTGAATTCGGAAAGGTGCTCTTCTTCCAGGGACTTTGCGGCTTCCGCATCGGAGATCCTACACAATGGCGGCTCAACAAAGCATTGGCAGGAGGAGGTTCCATGATGGACATTGGCATTTACGCGCTCAATGGTGCACGTTATATGGTGGGCGAAGATCCGGTTTGGGTTACCGCACAGGAAACAAAAACGAATCCTGAAAAATTCAAAGCGGGTGTGGATGAAACCATTCAGTTCCAACTCGGTTTCCCCGGCGGCGCCGTGGCTTCCTGCCTCTCTACCTACAATATGAACAACCTCGACCGCTTCTTCCTGAACGGGGAAAAAGGGTTCGCCGAAATGCAGCCCTCCACAGGATATGGGCCCATCAAAGGACGCACCCACAAAGGTGAGCTGACCCAGCCCCATATTAGACACCAGACCATACAGATGGAAGAAATGGCGGACATCATTCTTCAGCATAAAAAACCAATCGTTCCCGTAGACGGCACCGAGGGCTGGAAAGACATGGTAATTATAGACGCTGTTTATGAAGCGGTGAAAACAGGGAAAAAAGTGCCCATCAAATATTGA